One Plasmodium sp. gorilla clade G2 genome assembly, chromosome: 12 genomic window carries:
- a CDS encoding GPI mannosyltransferase 2, putative produces MHKEIKEEKKELNSIPKYKNNTIFYITLICIITILSRIFCIINTVIWSKLIRPYKFSNNLLCEEKNGESILWNILKCFSYWDGEYFLRLSLNGTEYNYEQNHAFFPTLPLIIIYIKKILTKYYVYEHTNCVIHILIMLVLNNFFFLIATIGIFVYSLIYFKNENYDLHEFKISSVKQHSCYYSYKINNVKESYRFSFFISILYAFSIGNIHASSFYNESIFSCFSIWGFNFLQLCLYSQKKKKQEKKIYIYEILCILCFAICSCFRSNGILFLIPVFFFNIQSCEFFQKYLQEVPKKDKGKSETMILFNHFNNKFKVLSFIIHWIKALIEAIIIVLPFFIFQLYAYNLYCTEKSELLKEQNKKFYVFFFNLFKDPNKYVNMWNNKKSLLINRPWCNNIFPFIYNYIQYKYWDVKFFKCLFSPNLNILYSAPVYFISFHCIYTFIKKNKCTYNKLSLLNHHLWGDAIHLFVLSLYILLCAHTEIILRLIISCPMFYLHYGYLLRYFEKWNYLFFINLLYFFVGPALFGTYIAWT; encoded by the exons ATGCACAAAGagataaaagaagaaaaaaaggaattaaATAGTATTcccaaatataaaaataatactatcttttatataaccttaatatgtattataaccATATTAAGTCgaatattttgtattataaatacaGTAATATGGAGCAAACTTATAAGGCCTTACAAGTTTAgcaataatttattatgtgaagaaaaaaatggagAATCAATTTTGtggaatatattaaaatgtttttcATATTGGGATggagaatattttttaagattATCATTAAATGGTACagaatataattatgaacaGAATCATGCCTTTTTCCCAACATTaccattaataataatatatataaagaagatattaacaaaatattatgtatatgaaCATACAAATTGTGTAATACATATACTTATCATGTTAGTtcttaataatttctttttcttaattGCAACTATTggaatatttgtatattctttgatctattttaaaaatgagaaTTATGATTTACatgaatttaaaatatcatcAGTAAAACAACATAGTTGTTACTATtcatacaaaataaataatgttaaAGAATCTTATCGTTTTAGTTTTTTTATCTCCATATTATATGCATTTTCTATTGGGAATATTCATGCTTCTTCCTTTTATAACGAGAGTATTTTTAGCTGTTTCTCCATATGGGGATTTAATTTTTTGCAACTTTGTTTATActcccaaaaaaaaaaaaaacaagaaaaaaagatttacatttatgaaatattatgtatactATGCTTTGCTATATGTTCCTGTTTTAGATCGAATGGTATATTGTTTTTAATacctgtttttttttttaatatacaatCATGtgaattttttcaaaaatatttacaagAGGTTCCAAAAAAGGATAAAGGCAAATCTGAGACAATGATATTATTTAaccattttaataataagttTAAAGTGTTGAGTTTTATAATTCATTGGATAAAAGCATTAATCGAAGCAATAATTATAGTGTtacctttttttatttttcagcTTTATGCATATAATCTGTATTGTACAGAAAAAAGTGAATTGctaaaagaacaaaataagaaattttatgtatttttttttaatttgtttaagGATCctaataaatatgttaatatgtggaataataaaaagagtttattaataaatagaCCTTggtgtaataatatatttccattcatatacaattatatacAGTATAAATATTGGGATGTTAAATTTTTCAAATGTTTATTTTCACCAAATCTTAATATATTGTATTCAGCAcctgtatattttatatcttttcaTTGTATCTATACCTTcatcaaaaaaaacaaatgtaCTTACAACAAGTTGTCCCTATTGAACCATCACCTATGGGGTGATGCTATCCATTTGTTTGTTTTGTcactttatatattattatgtgcaCACACAGAG ATAATATTACGTTTAATAATAAGTTGCCCaatgttttatttacattatggATATTTATTAAGATACTTTGAAAAATGGAAttaccttttttttataaacttgttgtatttttttgttgGCCCAGCACTGTTTGGAACATATATTGCATGGACATAG